TTCAGGAAAGTTTGATCATCATTATCCAGGTCGCCTAAAGACATTCATTAAGGATGGATTTGTTGTAAACAAAGTTGATCATTTACTGAGTGTAGATTCTGAAAATAATAATTCGAGTGGAATAACCTATAAACTTGAGGAGATACAAGATGAAATGCCCTTATTTAGTAAACCTGACTCTCCATCTTTGAAAATTAAAGTTTCTGCGCCTCATTTTCTTCATAAAAACAATAACATAACCAAAACTATTAATGATTTTTTAATCGATGAGGTTTTGAGTTGTAATTCTCTGATTAGTGGAGAAACGAAGGTGTCCTTAAATTCCAGTTATGCACTCATTGATAATATGCACAAGTTTAAGCAGCATATTTATGATTCATCCTACCTTTCTCAGCAGAAGGTTTATGATAAAGATAGTCCCTTAAAACCAGATTGGGAGTATGAATTGCATATCAGTATATTATTTAATAATTCAAAAATACTAAGTATTTTAGCCTATGAATGGTTTTTCTCCCACATGGGCGCACACCCAATATCTTCTCGTAGAGTGTACTCCTTTGACTTAGAAAATGGTGGTGAAAGAATTACTTTGAAAAATATTGTTCATGGGGCTAAGTTGCGTGGTTTATCACGTATGATTACTCAAAACTTTTATGATCAGTTAGACCCAACACCTTTATATTCGGATGAAGAAGATATAGATATGCAAAGTTTTTATCTTGAAGATGCCCCTGTATTTTTCTTGAAAAACAATGGGCTTTATTTTGTATTTAGCCCCTATGCCATCACTGCCTATGTTTTTGGTGCTCAAACGATTTATGTAACATTTCAACAAATTGCCCCTTATTTGAGTGAGTTTTTGCCTCCATCATTAGAGAATATATTTAATGTATGAGGTATTTTAATAGCTCAGCATCCATGCCTTCTTACATAGTCAGTGCATTACCATTTTAGCGAAACCCAAATAAACTATTGTAAGTTAAATAATTCAGGAAAGCTCAATATATGAGCTTTTTTTGCTTTTTAAATTAACAAATATTTTAAATAAAATGATGAAGGT
This region of Microscilla marina ATCC 23134 genomic DNA includes:
- a CDS encoding RsiV family protein, which gives rise to MRDVISELQLKIDDADISGFFKQLDDYLNRLEIEIKAGYKNQLSELKREYISGKFDHHYPGRLKTFIKDGFVVNKVDHLLSVDSENNNSSGITYKLEEIQDEMPLFSKPDSPSLKIKVSAPHFLHKNNNITKTINDFLIDEVLSCNSLISGETKVSLNSSYALIDNMHKFKQHIYDSSYLSQQKVYDKDSPLKPDWEYELHISILFNNSKILSILAYEWFFSHMGAHPISSRRVYSFDLENGGERITLKNIVHGAKLRGLSRMITQNFYDQLDPTPLYSDEEDIDMQSFYLEDAPVFFLKNNGLYFVFSPYAITAYVFGAQTIYVTFQQIAPYLSEFLPPSLENIFNV